One segment of Theobroma cacao cultivar B97-61/B2 chromosome 9, Criollo_cocoa_genome_V2, whole genome shotgun sequence DNA contains the following:
- the LOC18588239 gene encoding 20 kDa chaperonin, chloroplastic: MATFHLTASSVTVSARNLASFEGLRPSTVKFSSFGTLKPGALTQRSFKSLVVKAATVVAPKYTSIKPLGDRVLVKIKETEQKTEGGILLPTTAQSKPQGGEVIAVGEGKTIGKTKLEISVKTGAQVIYSKYAGTEVEFNGSNHLILKEDDIVGILETDDVKDLKPLNDRVLIKVAEAEEKTAGGLLLTEASKEKPSIGSVIAVGPGTLDEEGNRKPLSVAPGNTVLYSKYAGNDFKGSDGTNYIALRASDVMAVLS, encoded by the exons ATGGCTACATTTCACCTAACAGCATCATCAGTGACTGTATCAGCAAGGAACTTGGCTTCATTTGAAGGGCTAAGACCATCCACTGTGAAGTTCTCGTCTTTTGGAACATTAAAGCCTGGGGCTTTGACTCAGAGGTCCTTTAAGAGCTTGGTTGTAAAAGCTGCCACCGTTGTTGCTCCTAAG TACACTTCGATTAAGCCCTTGGGTGATAGAGTGTTGGTGAAGATCAAAGAAACGGAGCAGAAGACTGAAGGTGGCATTTTGCTTCCAACAACAGCTCAGTCAAAGCCTCAAGGAGGTGAGGTGATTGCCGTTGGCGAGGGGAAGACAATTGGGAAGACCAAGTTGGAAATCTCGGTCAAg ACTGGTGCCCAGGTCATCTATTCCAAGTATGCTGGTACTGAGGTTGAGTTCAATGGTTCCAATCATCTTATTCTTAAGGAGGATGACATTGTTGGGATTCTTGAAACGGATGACGTCAAGGATCTCAAGCCTTTGAATGACAGAGTATTAATTAAG GTTGCTGAAGCTGAGGAGAAAACTGCTGGAGGTTTGTTGCTGACAGAGGCAAGCAAGGAAAAACCCTCCATTGGCTCG GTGATTGCAGTTGGACCTGGTACTTTGGATGAGGAAGGTAACAGAAAGCCATTGTCAGTTGCCCCAGGAAACACGGTCCTTTACTCCAAGTATGCAGGGAATGACTTCAAGGGCAGTGATGGTACTAACTATATTGCTCTAAGAGCTTCTGATGTAATGGCTGTGCTCTCTTAG